In Polynucleobacter sp. es-EL-1, the following are encoded in one genomic region:
- the yidD gene encoding membrane protein insertion efficiency factor YidD, translating into MNPLNKITIKLLRVYQIALSPYMGMHCKFTPSCSQYACDCFAHYGFFKSVRLMVWRILRCNPWSHGGHDPAVK; encoded by the coding sequence ATGAACCCCTTAAACAAAATTACCATCAAGCTCCTTAGGGTTTACCAAATTGCACTCAGCCCCTATATGGGAATGCATTGCAAATTTACACCGTCTTGTTCCCAATACGCTTGCGATTGTTTTGCGCATTACGGATTTTTTAAAAGCGTTCGGCTGATGGTTTGGCGCATATTGCGCTGCAACCCCTGGTCACATGGCGGTCATGATCCC
- the rnpA gene encoding ribonuclease P protein component — MNSARISDLLKTRPKTSMYWGLYLALPNAGAKPDLGIAVAKKLAKRAVDRNRLKRMIREVVRTGTGLSQESDVVVKLKKPIGRDTRGRLRKQEQDVLRKQILGLI; from the coding sequence ACTAAAAACACGCCCCAAGACAAGTATGTATTGGGGTTTGTATTTGGCATTACCGAATGCGGGCGCTAAACCAGATTTAGGAATTGCGGTTGCTAAAAAACTAGCAAAGCGTGCGGTAGATCGCAACCGACTCAAGCGAATGATTCGTGAAGTGGTGAGAACTGGTACAGGTCTGAGCCAAGAAAGCGACGTTGTTGTAAAACTTAAAAAGCCTATTGGTCGTGATACCCGTGGCAGACTTAGAAAACAAGAGCAAGATGTTTTGCGCAAGCAAATATTGGGGCTGATTTAA